ACACTTTTTTTATCTTTTGGGATATTCGTTAGTTTTTGTTTTTCTTTATTTTGGAGTTAAATATAATCCACAGCCTAAAAAAGTTATGAGAGTAATATCTTTAATTATTTTAATGATAAAATGTGGTGAACTTTTTATTAGATATAAGTTAATTGGAGAAGCTTGGTATTCTCTACTTCCACTACATCTTTGTAATATCACTCTTATTTTTGCAGTATTGGGTACTATTCTTAGATTTACTCCATTTTTATACGCAACATTCTTTTGGTCAATCGGAGCTGTGTTTGCACTACTAACACCTGAAGTTAGAGAAACTTTTCCACATTTCTTCAACATCAGTTTTTTCTCAACACACTGCTACATAATTTTTGTTGCTGTTACAGAATACAAAATTTTCAAATTGAGACCATCTCTAGAATCTTGGACAGGTTCATTTCTTGGTCTAAACATTATTGCTGCAGGCGTATTTCTTATAAATAATGTTCTTGGAACTAACTATTTATATATAAATAGAAAGCCTAGCTTCCAATCACCACTTCAGTATTTTGGAGAGTGGCCATACTATATAATAGTTGTTGAATTTGCATATATCATTTTAACTTTACTGCTATTATTTTTATTCAGAAAAAAAGATTACAAAATAAAAGTAAACAGGTAGAACTTTAAAGTTCTACCTGTTTACTTTTATTATATATTTTAAATTATAACCAAAATATCTTTTAACTCTCTTAGTTTTTCTAAAGTATCTTCTGACACTTTAACTCTATAAGTAACTCTCTCATTGAAATCTTTATTTAATAACTCATCGTTCCCAGATATTAATAACGAATCAATCTCATTTATTCTCTCATAAGAAAAATCTAAAAGGCATTCATGACGCTCTATAAACTCTGCAATTTCTCCTTCTAAAACTGCTAATTTTGCTGTCTTGGCATAGTTTCTTACCAATCCTCCCGCACCTAATTTTATTCCTCCAAAATATCTTGTAGCCACAACTACAACATTATTTACATCCATATAAGTTAAAATCTCTCCCATAGGCTTTCCTGCCGTTCCACTTGGCTCTCCATCGTCATCAGCTTTAAAATACTCTTGACCATTATCTATGACTCTATATACTGTACAATTATGAGTCGCATCTGGATGCATCTCTCTTATCATTTCTATGAAATCTTCGGCTTCTTCTTTAGTTGAGATAGGCTTTGCATATCCTATAAACTTTGATTTCCTTTCTTCAAACTCTATTCTTACTGCTTTTTTTATGCTTTTCATTCTTTAACTCCTAATTATTAAATCTACTACTCCTATTATAAAACTATAAATAGGCGACATTATTTTACTTAAAATACCAAAATAGCTAAGTCCTAATATAAGAAATATTCCATAACTATCTATCGTAAATATTTTAATTCTATTTTCATCATTCAAAAATGAAGCTATAACTCTTGATCCATCTAACGGAGGAATTGGTAAAAGATTAAATGTTCCCAACGCCATATTTATTATAATAAAATATACTGATAAATCATTGAATGGAATTATATGAAATCTTATTAAAAGAGCTCCAATTATCATCATTGAATAGTTTGTTAAAACTCCAGCTATAGAAACCAAAAACTCTCCAACTCTTCCATTTTTAAAAGCAAAATAATTTACTGGAACTGGCTTTGCCCAGCCAAAAACAAAATTACTACCACTTAAAAGCATTACAACTGGTATTAATGCCCCAATTGGATCTAAATGCTTCAAAGGATTCAAAGATAGTCTTCCTGAATATTTAGCTGTTTTATCTCCACAAAAAAGTGCCATATATCCGTGGGCTAACTCATGTAAAACCAAAGAAAATAGCAAAATTATAACCTTAAATACGAACATTCTCATCACCTCACAAATAGATTATCATATCTATAATTCTAAAGTCAAATACGGAATCTGATTTAATATTGTAACTACTTCTATTAAAAATATATAACTTAAATTTAAAACAGGCATTATCAAAAATTCTAGATAAAAATTTGATAAAAAAAGAGCTATAAAACTAGTAATCACAACTAGCGAAGCTATTGGAATTAAAATAATATTACTTAAAAACGAAAACAATGGTAAATTTTTAAAAAATAGATAAAATATTGGAGTCATACAAAGTTGAATTGTCAGACTCAATACCATCGCATTCAAAATTTTATTTACAAAATCTTTTTTAAATTTTTTTATTTTAGGTATTTTTTCATATATAAAAACTATTGAAAAGACCGCTATATAAGACATCCAAAAAGAAATCGTATAAATCCAAGTTGGATAGATTATCAAAGATAATATAAAAGCTATAAAAAATGATTTTTTTGTACTAGCTTTTTCATAGAATATATTACTCAAAAGATATATAGAACCCATTATATAGGCTCGAAATACTGATGGTGATCTACCTATCCCTAAAACATATAGTGTTAATATTCCTAATGCTAAAATATATCTTTCTCTTTTCGGAATGTTTAATTTTAATAGCATATATGTAACTCCTGAAACAATAACTCCTATGTGTAATCCTGAGATTACCAGTATATGAGCTGCTCCTGTATATCTGAACATCTCTTTTAAATCATCAGCTAATAAATATCCCTCCCCCAAAAGTATCGCTTTAAAAAAAAGAAGCAAATCTATCGAATATTCTTCTGTCATCTTGTTTACTCTATTTCTAAAAAAAACTTTAAAAAAATTTTCGTTTTCTATAACTTCTTCACTATTTAAATAATATGTCGCTCCCCATTTTGATATTTTTATTTTTTGTACCTCTCCCAAAATAACTTTGTGTCCATCTTCAACTTTATCAACGGTAAAAAATAGATTTTTTTTAGGATATTTTCCATTTATCTTTTCAATTTGTCCTCTTCCAGCGTCTACTCGTGCAGTAATTTGAACTATATCTCCAACCTCAACTCTCTCTTTAAAAGTCATAAAATTTAACCTTAAAAAGAAAATTGAGGCAAAAACTATTATTAATGCCCCAATCCCTATTCGCTTCAACTCTCCTCCTAATTAAAACTATTCACTATATTTAAAATAAAATATATATGAGATTACAAAGGATACTGCTGAAAATATTGCCGCTGAGTAGATTCCAAACTTTGTTACCTCTCCAGTTCCACCTAAAACCAACATCAACGGTAGTATCACTATCGACACTAAAAATGCCATTTTTAAAAAGAATCCTTGAATTCCAAAGCAAACTCCCTCAATTCTATTGTTAATTCTTTTACTAATCTTCTCACTTATATCACTCATCATAGCTGGTGGAAATATAAATGCTGCTCCAGATATTGGAATTCCTAAAAGCCCAAATATTAAAAAGCCATATTTTACTGGAATAACTTTTCCAAGAAGTGCTAATCCTATAGTTAAAACTATTAAAGCTATTAACGACGCCAACATAATTTTTCTATACCCAAATCTTCTTGACAATTTATTTACAGGATAGAAAAATAAAGCTGAGGCTCCAAATAACAGTGCCGAGGCTATTGTTATTGTTTCTTTTCCATATCCCATAATATCCTCTACATAATAGTTCATCATTGCTCTCAACGAGTTAAATCCTACGAAGAAGAAGAGTAATCCTAAAAGATAGTACAAGAAATCTCTATCTTTTATAACTTCTTTTAATATCTCTTTTATAGCTCCTACATTTTCAACAGGTCTTGAATATTTTTTTTCAGGAACTAAAAAAACAGTCACAAAAAGTCCTAAGACACATAAGATACTCAATGAAATAACCATTCCTCTAATTCCGACTAAAGTATCCCCTTTTCCAAAATACTTTATCAAAATTCCAGGTAATATCATAGCTATAGCACTGTATACTAATCTAAATACAGATTGCCATGTCGATAGATTTAATCTCTCCTCTGAATTCTCTCCTATCTCTGGAATTAAAGCGTTATATGGAGCACCTACTATTGTATAAAAAGTAAAAAATAACGATCCAACCATTGCTAGATATAAGAATGTAGATTTTTCACTGCTAAGCGGTGGATAGAAAAAAGCCACTGTTGCCAATCCTAGTGGAATAGCACCTGCTGCTATAAATGGAATCCTTCTCCCCCATCTGCTGTTAAACTTATCAGATAAATAACCTACCACTGGATCTGAAATCATATCTACAACTCTCGATATGGCTAAGGCTAGAGAAATTAATACTGGTGCTAAAAACGGTTTTAACCCTGAATTTTCAGGTGGTAAGTAAAAATATAGTATCCACTGTGCAAATATTTGATCTACTATTGCATAACTAACTCCTACTCCATAAAATATCTGCGTTGACAAAGGTATTCTCGGTTTCAATTTTTCTCCTCCTTTATTAATTTCATTAAATAATTTCTACTGTTAAATCTCGGATTTTGTAAAACACTCTCTAAACATCTCTCTAAATTCAATTTTATTTTTTTTCCATCAGTTACTCCTAAAGAGATAATATCTTTTCCTGAAATAACTAAATCTTTTAAAAATATTGGTTCATTATTTTCTAAAATCTCTTTTAAAAAAATCTCTAAATTCGAAATTTCTCTCTCTAGTTTTTCTAATACTAAAATATCTTTAAAATCCTCTAAACCAATAAGAGATATCATTTTTTTTACATCATATTTAGTTTTAATATTTTTAAAGTTTTCTTTTTGATTGATTATATTCAAAATTGATTTTTTACTTTTATTATCTAATTTTAATTTTGAAAGTTCCTCTTTAGATTTAAAAAATATAATTGCTAACTCTAAATTTAATCTATCTATTTGTTTTATTTTATCTAAAACTCCGGTTAAATCCATTTTTTTAGAAGTTTCTGGAAAAAGTTCTTCAAAAATTTGAAGTTTGTTTAATAGATAAAATGACTCTACTCTATTTTCACCCTTTAACATTTTAAAAATTTCATCTTGTACTCTCTCAATTGAAACTCTTTGTATCTCTTTTTTATTTTTAATCATATTGTCTTCAACACTCTTCAATATAAATAACTTTTTCTCTCCAGCAATTCGAATTCCTCTCAATATTCTTAGAGGATCCTCCTTTATTCTTTCTTCTCCCTCTCCTACAAATCTTAAAATTCGATTTTCAATATCTTTTAAAGATTCATTTGATGGATATATTATCCTCTCTCCATCAAATGCTATTGCATTAACTGTAAAATCTCTTCTTTTTAAATCCTCGTATATATCACTTACAAACTCGACCTCTACTACATTTCTATTCTCTGTAAATCCTATCTCTCTACGCAGTTTAGCTATTTCATAACTTTTACCATTATATATAATCTGGATAATACCAAAAGCTTTTCCTATCTCTTTCGGTGAACACTCTGCAAAAATAACCTTCAATTTTTCATAATCTATATCTGTACAAAAGTCACAATCTTTTGGTTCTATTCCTAATAGGTAATCTCTAATATAACCTCCGACAATATAACCTTTTCCATAACTATTCAATCTATTTAAAATCCATTTTAAATCATCTGTTATTTTTATTTTACTTTTCATCTAATCCTACCTTATCATTATAGGGATTTTTCTATCTTCATACGGATTAACCATTGAATATATTTTGCTTGCAATTTCGTTCATTTCTAATAATTTCAAGTTTTCCTCACTCAATATTCTCTGAATATTTTTAAGTGTTGTTAAAATTTCAATATCTTTTTCTTTTAAAAACTTTAAATAGTTTTGCCCATCTTTTGTAAAACCTAAAACTCTAACATATGGAACATTATTTTTAACACTCTCCACATCACTTTTTTTTATACCTAAAAGGATGTGAATAAGTATTCTTTGAGTTCTACCTATTGTAAATCTTTTACTTTGAATCTCTTTGAAAAATTCTTCAAAATCAATACATTTGAAAGCTGCTTCATATAATCTATTTTCATATCCATCCTCTATATCTTGAATATATTTCAAATTATATTTTTCCAATAAAATTTTATGCCTTATAAACGGATAGAAATCTTTTAATTTCGCAAATCTATTTTTTTCTAAAGCTTCTTTTAAAATATCATATGTCGTTAAAGGAACAACATCTTTTATCTCTTCACCTTGCTCTAATTTTTTTCTAATTCCTGTAGCACTAGATATTCCATCTTCTATTCCTTCTGAATAATATCCACTTTTCTCTCTTTTTATTGCTACTGGTTCTATATCACTTTCCCAAAACTTCAAAGCTTTAATATATTCAACACCTAAAATATCATTTGAATTTAAATCTATCCCTTTATTTAATTTTCTTAAACTATTTGAATAAGCCGTTGGATATGAGTTTCCATCTTTAAGTTGCTTTTTTAACTCTTCTTTAAACTCATTCATCTCCTCTAACTCTGCTCTTTCTTTCAAGCTTTGAACATCTCCACTCTCTGATCCAAAAACTATCTTTTCTACTCCCATTAAATCTAATAGTCCAACTGCTCCTCTAGAAAATATCTCTGCACTCTGAGTTGAATAAAATACTGGTAATTCTACCACTATATCCACCCCATTTCTTAAAGCTAGTTCTGCTCTATCCCATCTATTTATTAATGCTGGCTCTCCTCTTTGAACATAATCTCCACTCATAACAGCAATAACTAAATCTCCGTGCTCTCTAGCTTTTAAGCAATGATATTTATGTCCATTGTGAAAAGGATTATATTCGACTACTATTCCTACCGCTTTTTTCATCTGACACCTCATATTCATATTTACTATATTATATGAAATTTTAATAATTTATCCGAGAAAAATTTACATTTTTTTAATTATAGTTTATAATATGGATTATCTAAAATTTTATTAGGCGGTGATTACATGCTTTTAGCTGTAGATATTGGAAATACTCATATTGTTACTGGATTACTTAACCCCAACGGAGAGGTTTTACTTACTTTCAGAGTATCTTCAAACGAAAAATTAACTGAGGATGAATATTTTTCATACTTAAAAAATATATGTGATTTTAACGGAGTTGAAATTAAGGAGTTAAATGGAATCGTCATATCATCTGTTGTTCCAAACCTAATTGGAATTTTCCAATTCTTAGGTAGAAAATATTTTGAAATTGAACCTATGGTTATAGATTTAAATCTAAATCTACCATTTACATTCTCTGAAACTCTTCAGATTAATGGATTTGGAGCAGATAGAATAATCGACATTGCACAAGCTGTTATCGATTATCCAAATAAAAATTTGGTTATTTTTGATTTAGGAACTGCAACTACTTACGAAGTTTTAAAAGATGGAGTTTATATTGGTGGTGGAATTTTACCTGGAATAGAGATGTCTATCAATGCTTTATTTGGAAATACTGCTAAACTTCCTAAGGTTAAATTCAGCACTCCTGAAAGTGTTTTAGGTAGAAATACTGCCGAACAAATACAAGCAGGAATATTCTATGGGTATGCTGGACAATTAAAAAATATAATTCAAGAAATTAAAAAGATAGTTCCTGACCCATACATTATTGCTACTGGTGGACTTGGAAAGATTCTTTTCGCTGAAATTCAAGAGATTGATGAATACTGTCCTGAACTTAGTATCAGAGGACTTTACACTCTTTATAATATGAACAAATAATTTTTAGGGGGGGGAGGATTTATGAAGATAGTTTTATTACTTTTTCTTATGGTTTTTCAACTCTCTTTTTCAAAAGAGCTGCTTCTAAGTGGAGCTGCTTCTTTAAAAGAGTATTTAGAAAAAAATATTGAAGAATACAAAAAAATAGAACCTGATTTCAATGTTACATTAAATCTAGGTGGTTCTGGTACACTTAAAAAGCAGCTTGAAAGAGGCGGCGATGTCGACATCATCTTTTTAGCTGATAGAGCCTATATGATTGATTTAAAAGAGAATAAATATATTGAAGATGAAGAGGTTATTTTAGAAAACTCATTAGCTTTAATTAAAAACAAAAAAGTAACATCAGAAAATGGAGTTTTAGCTATTGGAGATCCTAAATACGTTCCTGCAGGAGCATATGCTACTGAAGTTCTTGATAAATTACAGCCTAAAAACTACTCTTTCGTATACACCAAAGATGTTAGAAGTGTTTTATCGTATGTTGAGCTTGGTGAGGCTGATTTTGGTATAGTTTATCTAACTGATACTAAGCTTCTTAAAAACTCAGAGATTGTTAAAGTTTTTGATAAGAATCTCCACTCTCCAATCGAATATTCAATTGGAATAGCAGAGTCATCTAAAAATAAAGCTGAAGCCAGAAAATTTATTGAGTTCTTAAAAGGAAAAGATTGGGAATGATTAATGCTTTAAAACTCTCTCTTTCTATCGGAACAATAGCTATAATTTTCAATCTTTTTTTCAGTATTTCACTTTATTTTATTTTTGAAAAAAAGAGAAAATCCAAAAAGATAGTTGAATTTTTACTTACTCTTCCAATTTTTTTACCACCATCTGTAATTGGATATATGTTGATTATAGGTTTAGGGATAAATAGTTTTATTGGAAGAATCTTCTATAGATATCTAGATTTCAGATTTATCTTCTCTTTTGAAGGTGCATGCTTAGCTGCAATTATAGTTTCTTTACCTATTTTATATCAAGGCATCAAAGTAGCCTTCGAAACAATAGATAAAGTTTATATTGAAACAGCACAGTGTTTAGGAGTTTCTAAGTTTAATATGATTAGGTACGTCTATATTCCATTAGGTTATAGAAAAATCTTATCCGCAACTATTCTTGGAATTGGCAGAGCTTTTGGAGAATTCGGAGCAACTATTTTAATTGCAGGGAATATTCCTGGAAAAACCAGAACACTTCCCTTAGCTCTATACTCTGCTATCGAATCCGGAGATTATTCTGAGGCTAATAAGATTTTAATTATTCTTTTAATTTTTAGTACAATCTTCTTATCTATATATATATTTGTAACAAAAAAAGAGAGTTGAAAAACTCTCTTTTAATTTAACTATACAGTTGTGATCTCTTTTTCTTTTAAAGCTAAAAGCTCATCAATTGTTTTTATTGTTGCATCTGTTAACTTTTGAACTTCATCTTCAAATCTCTTTAAATCGTCCTCAGTTATCTCTCCCTCTTTTTCTAATCTTCTTAGAGAGTTGTTCATGTCTTTTCTAACATTT
This DNA window, taken from Cetobacterium sp. ZOR0034, encodes the following:
- a CDS encoding TIGR02206 family membrane protein, whose translation is MEFELFDKLHFFYLLGYSLVFVFLYFGVKYNPQPKKVMRVISLIILMIKCGELFIRYKLIGEAWYSLLPLHLCNITLIFAVLGTILRFTPFLYATFFWSIGAVFALLTPEVRETFPHFFNISFFSTHCYIIFVAVTEYKIFKLRPSLESWTGSFLGLNIIAAGVFLINNVLGTNYLYINRKPSFQSPLQYFGEWPYYIIVVEFAYIILTLLLLFLFRKKDYKIKVNR
- a CDS encoding YigZ family protein; the encoded protein is MKSIKKAVRIEFEERKSKFIGYAKPISTKEEAEDFIEMIREMHPDATHNCTVYRVIDNGQEYFKADDDGEPSGTAGKPMGEILTYMDVNNVVVVATRYFGGIKLGAGGLVRNYAKTAKLAVLEGEIAEFIERHECLLDFSYERINEIDSLLISGNDELLNKDFNERVTYRVKVSEDTLEKLRELKDILVII
- a CDS encoding site-2 protease family protein, translated to MFVFKVIILLFSLVLHELAHGYMALFCGDKTAKYSGRLSLNPLKHLDPIGALIPVVMLLSGSNFVFGWAKPVPVNYFAFKNGRVGEFLVSIAGVLTNYSMMIIGALLIRFHIIPFNDLSVYFIIINMALGTFNLLPIPPLDGSRVIASFLNDENRIKIFTIDSYGIFLILGLSYFGILSKIMSPIYSFIIGVVDLIIRS
- a CDS encoding ComEC/Rec2 family competence protein translates to MKRIGIGALIIVFASIFFLRLNFMTFKERVEVGDIVQITARVDAGRGQIEKINGKYPKKNLFFTVDKVEDGHKVILGEVQKIKISKWGATYYLNSEEVIENENFFKVFFRNRVNKMTEEYSIDLLLFFKAILLGEGYLLADDLKEMFRYTGAAHILVISGLHIGVIVSGVTYMLLKLNIPKRERYILALGILTLYVLGIGRSPSVFRAYIMGSIYLLSNIFYEKASTKKSFFIAFILSLIIYPTWIYTISFWMSYIAVFSIVFIYEKIPKIKKFKKDFVNKILNAMVLSLTIQLCMTPIFYLFFKNLPLFSFLSNIILIPIASLVVITSFIALFLSNFYLEFLIMPVLNLSYIFLIEVVTILNQIPYLTLEL
- a CDS encoding MFS transporter — translated: MKPRIPLSTQIFYGVGVSYAIVDQIFAQWILYFYLPPENSGLKPFLAPVLISLALAISRVVDMISDPVVGYLSDKFNSRWGRRIPFIAAGAIPLGLATVAFFYPPLSSEKSTFLYLAMVGSLFFTFYTIVGAPYNALIPEIGENSEERLNLSTWQSVFRLVYSAIAMILPGILIKYFGKGDTLVGIRGMVISLSILCVLGLFVTVFLVPEKKYSRPVENVGAIKEILKEVIKDRDFLYYLLGLLFFFVGFNSLRAMMNYYVEDIMGYGKETITIASALLFGASALFFYPVNKLSRRFGYRKIMLASLIALIVLTIGLALLGKVIPVKYGFLIFGLLGIPISGAAFIFPPAMMSDISEKISKRINNRIEGVCFGIQGFFLKMAFLVSIVILPLMLVLGGTGEVTKFGIYSAAIFSAVSFVISYIFYFKYSE
- a CDS encoding CCA tRNA nucleotidyltransferase, translating into MKSKIKITDDLKWILNRLNSYGKGYIVGGYIRDYLLGIEPKDCDFCTDIDYEKLKVIFAECSPKEIGKAFGIIQIIYNGKSYEIAKLRREIGFTENRNVVEVEFVSDIYEDLKRRDFTVNAIAFDGERIIYPSNESLKDIENRILRFVGEGEERIKEDPLRILRGIRIAGEKKLFILKSVEDNMIKNKKEIQRVSIERVQDEIFKMLKGENRVESFYLLNKLQIFEELFPETSKKMDLTGVLDKIKQIDRLNLELAIIFFKSKEELSKLKLDNKSKKSILNIINQKENFKNIKTKYDVKKMISLIGLEDFKDILVLEKLEREISNLEIFLKEILENNEPIFLKDLVISGKDIISLGVTDGKKIKLNLERCLESVLQNPRFNSRNYLMKLIKEEKN
- a CDS encoding nucleotidyltransferase — translated: MKKAVGIVVEYNPFHNGHKYHCLKAREHGDLVIAVMSGDYVQRGEPALINRWDRAELALRNGVDIVVELPVFYSTQSAEIFSRGAVGLLDLMGVEKIVFGSESGDVQSLKERAELEEMNEFKEELKKQLKDGNSYPTAYSNSLRKLNKGIDLNSNDILGVEYIKALKFWESDIEPVAIKREKSGYYSEGIEDGISSATGIRKKLEQGEEIKDVVPLTTYDILKEALEKNRFAKLKDFYPFIRHKILLEKYNLKYIQDIEDGYENRLYEAAFKCIDFEEFFKEIQSKRFTIGRTQRILIHILLGIKKSDVESVKNNVPYVRVLGFTKDGQNYLKFLKEKDIEILTTLKNIQRILSEENLKLLEMNEIASKIYSMVNPYEDRKIPIMIR
- a CDS encoding type III pantothenate kinase, with product MLLAVDIGNTHIVTGLLNPNGEVLLTFRVSSNEKLTEDEYFSYLKNICDFNGVEIKELNGIVISSVVPNLIGIFQFLGRKYFEIEPMVIDLNLNLPFTFSETLQINGFGADRIIDIAQAVIDYPNKNLVIFDLGTATTYEVLKDGVYIGGGILPGIEMSINALFGNTAKLPKVKFSTPESVLGRNTAEQIQAGIFYGYAGQLKNIIQEIKKIVPDPYIIATGGLGKILFAEIQEIDEYCPELSIRGLYTLYNMNK
- the modA gene encoding molybdate ABC transporter substrate-binding protein; this encodes MKIVLLLFLMVFQLSFSKELLLSGAASLKEYLEKNIEEYKKIEPDFNVTLNLGGSGTLKKQLERGGDVDIIFLADRAYMIDLKENKYIEDEEVILENSLALIKNKKVTSENGVLAIGDPKYVPAGAYATEVLDKLQPKNYSFVYTKDVRSVLSYVELGEADFGIVYLTDTKLLKNSEIVKVFDKNLHSPIEYSIGIAESSKNKAEARKFIEFLKGKDWE
- the modB gene encoding molybdate ABC transporter permease subunit, with amino-acid sequence MINALKLSLSIGTIAIIFNLFFSISLYFIFEKKRKSKKIVEFLLTLPIFLPPSVIGYMLIIGLGINSFIGRIFYRYLDFRFIFSFEGACLAAIIVSLPILYQGIKVAFETIDKVYIETAQCLGVSKFNMIRYVYIPLGYRKILSATILGIGRAFGEFGATILIAGNIPGKTRTLPLALYSAIESGDYSEANKILIILLIFSTIFLSIYIFVTKKES